From a single Micromonospora sp. WMMD1102 genomic region:
- a CDS encoding MOSC domain-containing protein — protein sequence MGKVLSVNLAVPEPNSAKAVGTTGINKRPVDGAVQVRAPGPKTVGLGSGLVGDQIFDVAHHGGDDQAVYAYAREDYDWWEAELGRTLPGGLFGENLTTVGLDVNGAVLGEQWQVGAELVLQTTFGRIPCATFQAKMGLPQWLRTFTRAARPGAYLRVVRPGEVRAGDEVTVLHRPEHGVTVAEGFRAWMSEPELLPRLLAVEEAPEELREQVRRRLAG from the coding sequence ATGGGAAAAGTCCTCTCGGTCAACCTGGCCGTGCCCGAGCCGAACAGCGCCAAGGCGGTCGGCACCACAGGCATCAACAAGCGCCCGGTCGACGGGGCGGTCCAGGTCCGGGCGCCCGGACCGAAGACCGTCGGGCTGGGCAGCGGCCTGGTCGGTGACCAGATCTTCGACGTGGCGCACCACGGCGGCGACGACCAGGCGGTGTACGCGTACGCCCGGGAGGACTACGACTGGTGGGAGGCGGAGCTGGGCCGGACGCTGCCCGGCGGCCTCTTCGGGGAGAACCTCACCACGGTCGGGCTGGACGTGAACGGGGCGGTGCTCGGCGAGCAGTGGCAGGTCGGCGCCGAACTGGTGTTGCAGACCACCTTCGGCCGGATCCCGTGCGCCACCTTCCAGGCCAAGATGGGGCTGCCGCAGTGGTTGAGGACGTTCACCCGGGCGGCCCGGCCGGGCGCCTACCTGCGGGTGGTGCGCCCGGGGGAGGTGCGGGCCGGCGACGAGGTGACGGTGCTGCACCGGCCGGAGCACGGGGTGACCGTCGCGGAGGGGTTCCGGGCCTGGATGTCCGAGCCGGAGCTGCTGCCCCGGCTGCTGGCCGTCGAGGAGGCGCCGGAGGAGCTGCGCG
- the era gene encoding GTPase Era encodes MSASEDTPRAAGRRATGAREAGQRAAGAREVGYRAGFACFVGRPNAGKSTLTNAIVGQKIAITSNKPQTTRHVIRAVLHRPDSQLVLVDTPGLHRPRTLLGERLNDLVRQTWSEVDVIGLCIPADEPIGRGDRFITGELAELKATVLAVVTKTDLVDRKRLAEQLLAVSELGDFAEVVPVSAVSGHQVETLVEVMTGYLPGSPQLYPDDMLTDEPEQILVAELIREAALEGVRDELPHSIAVVVEEMIPEDRLTKIYADVYVERSSQKAIVIGARASRLKEVGIRARQQIEELLGTRVYLDLHVRVAKDWQRDPKQLRKLGF; translated from the coding sequence GTGAGCGCGTCCGAGGACACCCCCCGCGCCGCCGGCCGGCGCGCCACCGGTGCCCGGGAGGCCGGGCAGCGTGCGGCGGGCGCCCGGGAGGTCGGTTACCGGGCCGGGTTCGCCTGCTTCGTCGGGCGGCCGAACGCCGGCAAGTCGACGCTCACCAACGCGATCGTCGGGCAGAAGATCGCGATCACCTCCAACAAGCCGCAGACCACCCGGCACGTGATCCGGGCCGTACTGCACCGGCCGGACTCGCAGCTCGTCCTGGTGGACACCCCGGGGCTGCACCGGCCGCGTACCCTGCTCGGCGAGCGGCTCAACGACCTGGTCCGGCAGACCTGGAGCGAGGTCGACGTGATCGGCCTCTGCATCCCGGCCGACGAGCCGATCGGCCGGGGTGACCGGTTCATCACCGGCGAGCTGGCCGAGCTGAAGGCCACGGTGCTGGCGGTGGTGACCAAGACCGACCTGGTGGACCGGAAGCGGCTGGCCGAGCAGCTGCTCGCGGTGAGCGAGCTGGGCGACTTCGCCGAGGTGGTGCCGGTCAGCGCGGTCTCCGGGCACCAGGTGGAGACCCTTGTCGAGGTGATGACCGGCTATCTGCCCGGCTCGCCGCAGCTCTATCCGGACGACATGCTCACCGACGAGCCGGAGCAGATCCTGGTCGCCGAGCTGATCCGGGAGGCGGCCCTGGAGGGGGTCCGGGACGAGCTGCCGCACTCGATCGCGGTGGTGGTCGAGGAGATGATCCCCGAGGACCGGCTGACGAAGATCTACGCCGACGTCTACGTGGAACGCTCCAGCCAGAAGGCGATCGTGATCGGGGCACGGGCCAGCCGGCTCAAGGAGGTCGGCATCCGGGCCCGGCAGCAGATCGAGGAACTGCTCGGCACCCGGGTCTATCTCGACCTGCACGTCCGGGTCGCCAAGGACTGGCAGCGGGACCCGAAGCAGCTCCGCAAGCTCGGCTTCTGA
- a CDS encoding SDR family oxidoreductase: MTGRAVLVTGASRGIGRAVATAFAAGGDRVAVHHRDSAALAGQLVAALPGDGHVVVRADLADPDEVRAMVDDAADRLGGLDVLVNNAGVFGSADAGHPVFESSYEQWQQQWRRTLDVNLLGAANTMWCAARHLRDRGGRIVNVSSRGAFRGEPTQPAYGASKAGLNALGQSLAVALAPYGIAVATVAPGFVETDMTNEHLRAPRGDAIRAQSPFNRVARPAEIAAAVHWLASPEAEWASGTIVDLNGASYLRT; encoded by the coding sequence ATGACTGGACGAGCGGTGCTGGTGACGGGAGCGTCCCGGGGGATCGGACGGGCGGTGGCGACGGCGTTCGCCGCCGGTGGCGACAGGGTCGCGGTGCACCACCGCGACTCGGCCGCGCTGGCCGGGCAACTCGTGGCAGCCCTGCCCGGCGATGGGCACGTGGTGGTCCGGGCCGACCTCGCCGACCCGGACGAGGTACGCGCGATGGTCGACGACGCGGCCGACCGGCTCGGCGGACTCGACGTACTCGTGAACAACGCCGGGGTGTTCGGCAGTGCGGACGCCGGGCACCCGGTCTTCGAGTCCTCCTACGAGCAGTGGCAGCAGCAGTGGCGCCGTACCCTCGACGTCAACCTGCTCGGCGCGGCCAACACCATGTGGTGCGCGGCGAGGCACCTGCGGGACCGGGGCGGCCGGATCGTCAACGTCTCGTCCCGGGGCGCGTTCCGGGGTGAGCCGACCCAGCCGGCGTACGGCGCCAGCAAGGCCGGGCTGAACGCGCTCGGCCAGTCCCTCGCGGTGGCCCTCGCCCCGTACGGCATCGCGGTCGCCACCGTCGCGCCCGGCTTCGTCGAGACCGACATGACGAACGAGCACCTCAGGGCGCCGCGCGGCGACGCGATCCGGGCGCAGAGCCCGTTCAACCGGGTGGCCCGGCCGGCGGAGATCGCCGCCGCCGTGCACTGGCTGGCCTCGCC
- the ybeY gene encoding rRNA maturation RNase YbeY, with translation MSIEIANESGSSVDTDAVLAVARHALDEMGVNSLAELSVLLVDVDYMTELNHRWMGGDGPTDVLAFPMDEGSVDHGPGEVNGGEPALLGDIVLCPEVAAKQAAAAGHSADDELHLLTVHGVLHLLGYDHAEPEEEREMFALQARLLDSWRATRTQ, from the coding sequence TTGTCCATCGAGATCGCCAACGAGTCGGGGAGCAGCGTCGACACCGACGCCGTGCTCGCCGTCGCCCGGCACGCCCTCGACGAGATGGGAGTCAACTCCCTCGCCGAGCTGTCGGTGCTGCTCGTCGACGTCGACTACATGACCGAGCTGAACCACCGCTGGATGGGCGGGGACGGCCCGACCGACGTACTCGCCTTCCCGATGGACGAGGGCAGTGTCGACCACGGGCCCGGCGAGGTCAACGGCGGTGAGCCGGCGCTGCTCGGCGACATCGTGCTCTGCCCCGAGGTCGCCGCCAAGCAGGCCGCCGCCGCCGGGCACTCGGCCGACGACGAGCTCCACCTGCTGACCGTGCACGGCGTACTGCACCTGCTCGGCTACGACCACGCCGAACCTGAGGAGGAACGGGAGATGTTCGCGCTACAGGCGCGGCTCCTGGACAGCTGGCGCGCGACCCGGACCCAGTGA
- a CDS encoding cytidine deaminase: MPEPSAAPPTAPVAGHTPSATVELTAEDTKLVVLARGARGRVGAVEGAAVRDQDGRTYAAASVSLPSLTITALQLAVASAVAAGATRLEAGAVVTEASTLDGAGHAAVRDLTADAPIHVAAPDGTLLGTVLE; this comes from the coding sequence ATGCCTGAGCCGTCCGCCGCGCCGCCGACCGCCCCGGTCGCCGGGCACACCCCGTCGGCGACGGTCGAGTTGACCGCCGAGGACACCAAGCTGGTGGTGCTGGCCCGGGGTGCCCGGGGCCGGGTCGGCGCGGTGGAGGGCGCGGCAGTACGCGACCAGGACGGCCGGACGTACGCCGCCGCCAGTGTCTCGCTGCCGTCGCTGACCATCACCGCGTTGCAGCTCGCGGTCGCCTCGGCGGTCGCCGCCGGTGCCACCCGGCTGGAGGCCGGTGCGGTGGTGACCGAGGCGTCGACGCTGGACGGCGCCGGGCACGCCGCCGTCCGCGACCTGACGGCGGACGCCCCGATCCACGTCGCCGCCCCGGACGGCACCCTGCTCGGCACGGTGCTGGAGTGA
- a CDS encoding histidine triad nucleotide-binding protein, giving the protein METDCLFCRIVAGEIPATVVRETDTTLAFRDIDPKAPVHVLVIPKEHYADVVTLTEADPGLAGEVLGTAAVVAETEGLVADGFRLIFNTGPYGGQEVFHAHAHVLGGEPLGPMLAR; this is encoded by the coding sequence ATGGAAACTGACTGCCTGTTCTGCCGGATCGTCGCGGGCGAGATCCCGGCCACCGTCGTCCGGGAGACCGACACCACGCTGGCCTTCCGGGACATCGACCCGAAAGCCCCGGTGCACGTGCTGGTGATCCCGAAGGAGCACTACGCGGACGTGGTGACCCTGACCGAGGCCGACCCCGGGCTGGCCGGCGAGGTGCTCGGCACCGCGGCGGTGGTGGCGGAAACCGAGGGACTGGTCGCCGACGGATTCCGGCTGATCTTCAACACCGGCCCGTACGGCGGGCAGGAGGTCTTCCACGCGCACGCCCACGTGCTCGGCGGCGAGCCGCTGGGCCCGATGCTGGCCCGCTGA
- a CDS encoding NAD(P)-dependent oxidoreductase, whose amino-acid sequence MVSRLLVTGSAGRVGRLLRPRLAGPERILRLLDLADQAPPGSGEPVEVVRADIFDPAALAAACAGVDAVLHLAAIPTEESWAELLRVNVTGTQLVLEAARTAGVSRVVLASTIHAAGWYRRAGSTPEPAGVPAPEGPDGVPAAAPARPNTYYGWSKAAVESLGSLYADRYGMTVFALRLGACFPEPPGLSGLENWISPDDCTRLVDACLRADTTGFRLLWGISRNSRRWWSLAEGREIGYEPQDDAERYADQVRPLDGEVATAGLLGAQFCGYPLGERP is encoded by the coding sequence ATGGTGTCGCGGCTACTCGTCACCGGCTCGGCCGGGCGGGTCGGGCGGCTGCTCCGGCCCCGGCTGGCCGGCCCGGAGCGGATCCTGCGGCTGCTCGACCTCGCCGATCAGGCACCGCCGGGATCCGGCGAGCCGGTGGAGGTCGTCCGGGCCGACATCTTCGACCCGGCGGCGCTGGCGGCGGCCTGTGCCGGGGTGGACGCCGTACTGCACCTGGCAGCGATCCCCACCGAGGAGAGCTGGGCGGAACTGCTCCGGGTGAACGTGACGGGTACGCAGCTGGTGCTGGAGGCGGCCCGTACCGCCGGGGTGTCCCGGGTGGTGCTCGCCTCGACGATCCACGCGGCCGGGTGGTACCGGCGGGCCGGCAGCACCCCGGAGCCGGCCGGCGTACCGGCTCCGGAGGGCCCGGACGGGGTACCCGCGGCGGCACCCGCCCGGCCGAACACCTACTACGGCTGGTCGAAGGCGGCCGTCGAGTCCCTCGGCAGCCTCTACGCGGACCGGTACGGCATGACCGTCTTCGCACTCCGGCTCGGCGCCTGCTTCCCCGAGCCGCCGGGGTTGAGCGGGCTGGAGAACTGGATCTCCCCGGACGACTGCACGCGGCTGGTCGACGCCTGCCTGCGGGCCGACACCACCGGCTTCCGGCTGCTCTGGGGGATCAGCCGGAACAGCCGGCGCTGGTGGTCGCTGGCCGAGGGGCGGGAGATCGGGTACGAGCCGCAGGACGATGCCGAGCGCTACGCCGACCAGGTCCGCCCGCTGGACGGCGAGGTCGCCACCGCCGGCCTGCTCGGCGCCCAGTTCTGCGGCTACCCGCTCGGCGAGCGGCCCTGA
- a CDS encoding serine hydrolase domain-containing protein: protein MGEVDRRLERLVRQAQADSRIPAVSAALHRADRPLWTCTVGSTGNGAPLGPDTAFRIGSVTKTFTAVLVSQCRDDGLLDLDDPIGAHLDVPAHAELTVRRLLSHTSGVQREPYGDIWDTLHTPELAGFLADLARAERVLPPARRFHYSNLGVALLGQAVARLRGGSWAEVLADRVLTPLGLADTHQGPPAGAATGFLVDAYSDHARPEPNTDLGAVGPAAQLWSTAPDMARWAAFLADPAAVDPAGAVLRPDTLDEMRWPLTVTDESLWAAGFGLGLILLPQRDDPGAAERVLHVGHDGAMPGFLASVYGRRGGSGTPGAMGCAVLGSSGTGVAVNELAHQLLTTSARDDPADIVPWIPGAPAPEAYRGLLGRWWGEGFEYVFSWSDGALRARGAADAAGRPPAVFAPLPDRPDVLRTISGREVGELLRLTRDERGEVVRMHWATYRFTRRQETFDRFDFRTT, encoded by the coding sequence GTGGGCGAGGTTGATCGACGGTTGGAGCGGCTCGTCCGGCAGGCGCAGGCCGACTCCCGGATCCCGGCGGTCTCGGCCGCCCTGCACCGGGCCGACCGGCCGCTCTGGACCTGCACGGTCGGCAGCACCGGCAACGGCGCCCCGCTCGGCCCGGACACCGCGTTCCGGATCGGCTCGGTGACCAAGACCTTCACCGCCGTACTCGTGTCGCAGTGCCGGGACGACGGCCTGCTCGACCTCGACGACCCGATCGGGGCGCACCTCGACGTGCCGGCACACGCCGAGCTGACCGTACGCCGGCTGCTGTCGCACACCTCCGGCGTGCAGCGCGAGCCGTACGGCGACATCTGGGACACCCTGCACACCCCGGAGCTGGCCGGGTTCCTCGCCGACCTGGCCCGGGCCGAACGGGTACTTCCGCCGGCCCGCCGGTTCCACTACTCCAACCTCGGTGTCGCGCTGCTCGGCCAGGCGGTGGCCCGGCTGCGCGGCGGCAGCTGGGCGGAGGTGCTCGCCGACCGGGTGCTCACCCCGCTCGGCCTCGCCGACACCCACCAGGGGCCGCCGGCCGGCGCGGCGACCGGTTTCCTGGTCGACGCCTACTCCGACCACGCCCGGCCGGAGCCGAACACCGACCTCGGCGCGGTCGGGCCGGCGGCCCAGCTCTGGAGCACGGCACCCGACATGGCCCGCTGGGCGGCGTTCCTGGCTGATCCGGCGGCGGTCGACCCGGCCGGTGCGGTACTCCGGCCGGACACCCTCGACGAGATGCGCTGGCCGCTGACCGTGACCGACGAGTCGCTCTGGGCCGCCGGGTTCGGGCTGGGCCTGATCCTGCTGCCGCAGCGGGACGACCCGGGGGCCGCCGAGCGGGTGCTGCACGTCGGCCACGACGGCGCGATGCCCGGCTTCCTGGCCAGCGTCTACGGCCGGCGGGGCGGTTCCGGCACGCCGGGCGCGATGGGCTGCGCGGTGCTCGGCTCCTCCGGGACCGGGGTGGCGGTGAACGAGCTGGCCCACCAGCTCCTGACCACCTCGGCCCGGGACGATCCCGCCGACATCGTGCCGTGGATCCCGGGCGCGCCGGCCCCGGAGGCGTACCGGGGGCTGCTCGGCCGCTGGTGGGGCGAGGGATTCGAGTACGTCTTCTCGTGGTCCGACGGCGCCCTGCGGGCCCGGGGCGCCGCCGATGCCGCCGGCCGGCCGCCGGCCGTCTTCGCGCCGTTGCCGGACCGGCCCGACGTGCTGCGGACGATCTCCGGCCGCGAGGTCGGCGAGCTGCTCCGGCTGACCCGGGACGAGCGGGGCGAGGTGGTCCGGATGCACTGGGCCACCTACCGGTTCACCCGTCGCCAGGAGACCTTCGACCGCTTCGACTTCCGGACGACCTGA
- a CDS encoding PhoH family protein: protein MRFIDTILPAGVQETMCIQVAAEDSLYVTDDFMVTHNTLNDAFIILDEAQNTTPEQMKMFLTRLGFGSKIVVTGDVTQVDLPGGTTSGLRAVRDILEGVEDVHFAQLGSSDVVRHRLVSDIVDAYARWDAERESQQGQGVHAVPGRTAHGGGRRR, encoded by the coding sequence ATGCGTTTCATCGACACCATCCTTCCGGCCGGTGTGCAGGAGACGATGTGCATCCAGGTCGCGGCGGAGGACTCGCTGTACGTCACCGACGACTTCATGGTGACGCACAACACGCTCAACGACGCTTTCATCATCCTGGACGAGGCGCAGAACACCACGCCCGAGCAGATGAAGATGTTCCTCACCCGGCTCGGCTTCGGTTCCAAGATCGTGGTGACCGGCGACGTGACCCAGGTCGACCTGCCCGGCGGGACGACCAGCGGCCTGCGCGCCGTCCGGGACATCCTCGAAGGAGTCGAGGACGTGCACTTCGCCCAGCTCGGCAGCTCCGACGTCGTGCGGCACCGGCTGGTCAGTGACATCGTGGACGCGTACGCCCGATGGGACGCCGAGCGGGAGTCCCAGCAGGGCCAGGGCGTGCACGCCGTACCGGGACGGACCGCGCACGGCGGCGGCCGGCGCCGCTAG
- a CDS encoding hemolysin family protein, which produces MPDHLAALPASLASSAGAPGGLPDLVLLFFAAGLVVLAGIFAMADAAVAAVSPAQAGELARDGVRGARTLQVVAADAVRHINLLLLLRLLCELTATVLVALVAVDTFGAGWTAALVTAGAMTVVSFVVVGVAPRTIGRQHAYTVGRVTAPLVRWLGRVLNPLASLLILIGNAVTPGRGFREGPFATQVELRELVDLAEQRGVVEHGERQMIHSVFALGETIAREVMVPRTEMVWIEAHKKLPQALVLFLRSGFSRIPVIGESVDDVLGVLYLKDVIRQTQGDDPAAEERPVSEVMRTATFVPESKPVDDLLSEMQAARTHVVIVVDEYGGTGGLVTIEDILEEIVGEITDEYDVERPPVEHLDDGQVRVTARLPVEDLGELFDVELPADEVETVGGLLAQALGRVPLPGASADVGGLRLIAEGTTGRRNHIDSVLVRRLTEADSPEQQQTPATPASRGAENTREQQSRTEERQPADA; this is translated from the coding sequence ATGCCTGACCATTTAGCCGCGCTGCCCGCGTCGTTGGCGTCGTCCGCCGGCGCACCGGGCGGCCTCCCCGATCTCGTGCTTCTCTTCTTCGCCGCCGGTCTGGTGGTGCTGGCCGGCATCTTCGCGATGGCCGACGCCGCGGTCGCCGCCGTCTCCCCGGCCCAGGCCGGTGAGCTGGCCCGGGACGGCGTACGCGGTGCGCGTACCCTCCAGGTGGTCGCCGCCGACGCGGTCCGGCACATCAACCTGCTGCTGTTGCTGCGGCTGCTCTGCGAACTGACCGCGACCGTCCTGGTCGCGCTGGTCGCGGTGGACACCTTCGGCGCCGGCTGGACCGCCGCCCTGGTCACCGCGGGCGCGATGACGGTGGTCAGCTTCGTCGTGGTCGGCGTGGCGCCGCGCACCATCGGCCGGCAGCACGCCTACACCGTCGGCCGGGTCACCGCGCCGCTGGTCCGCTGGCTGGGCCGGGTGCTGAACCCGCTCGCCTCGCTGCTGATCCTGATCGGCAACGCGGTCACCCCCGGGCGCGGCTTCCGGGAGGGCCCGTTCGCCACCCAGGTCGAGCTGCGCGAGCTGGTCGACCTGGCCGAGCAGCGCGGTGTCGTGGAGCACGGCGAACGGCAGATGATCCACTCGGTCTTCGCGCTCGGCGAGACGATCGCCCGCGAGGTGATGGTGCCGCGTACCGAGATGGTCTGGATCGAGGCGCACAAGAAGCTGCCGCAGGCGCTGGTGCTCTTCCTCCGCTCCGGCTTCTCCCGGATCCCGGTGATCGGCGAGAGCGTCGACGACGTGCTCGGGGTGCTCTATCTCAAGGACGTGATCCGGCAGACCCAGGGCGACGACCCGGCCGCCGAGGAGCGGCCGGTCTCCGAGGTGATGCGGACCGCCACCTTCGTGCCCGAGTCGAAGCCGGTCGACGACCTGCTCTCCGAGATGCAGGCGGCCCGCACCCACGTGGTGATCGTCGTCGACGAGTACGGCGGCACCGGCGGGCTGGTCACCATCGAGGACATCCTGGAGGAGATCGTCGGCGAGATCACCGACGAGTACGACGTCGAGCGCCCGCCGGTCGAGCACCTCGACGACGGCCAGGTGCGGGTCACCGCCCGGCTGCCGGTGGAGGACCTCGGCGAGCTGTTCGACGTCGAGTTGCCGGCCGACGAGGTGGAGACGGTCGGCGGCCTGCTCGCCCAGGCGCTCGGCCGGGTGCCGCTGCCCGGTGCCTCGGCCGACGTGGGCGGGCTGCGCCTGATCGCCGAGGGCACCACCGGGCGGCGCAACCACATCGACTCCGTACTGGTCCGCCGGCTCACCGAGGCGGACTCGCCGGAGCAGCAGCAGACCCCCGCCACCCCGGCGAGCCGGGGTGCAGAGAACACCCGGGAGCAGCAGTCCCGGACCGAGGAGAGGCAACCAGCCGATGCCTGA